The following proteins are encoded in a genomic region of Methanoculleus oceani:
- a CDS encoding nucleoside deaminase, which produces MDLFMKCAIEEAEIGLQEGGIPIGAVLVRDGRIIGRGRNRRVQCNDPMLHAEIDCLRNAGRIHNYAECTLYSTLMPCYLCAGAAVQFGIGKVVAGESVNFPGAREFLESHGVEVLDLDLDVCKAMMHAFIEAHPDLWYEDIGAL; this is translated from the coding sequence ATGGATTTGTTCATGAAGTGTGCCATCGAAGAGGCGGAGATCGGCCTGCAGGAAGGCGGAATACCCATCGGGGCGGTGCTGGTGCGCGATGGCCGCATCATCGGGCGGGGCCGGAACCGCCGCGTCCAGTGTAACGATCCCATGCTTCACGCCGAGATCGACTGCCTGAGGAACGCCGGGAGAATCCATAACTATGCAGAGTGCACGCTCTACTCGACGTTGATGCCCTGCTACCTCTGTGCGGGAGCGGCCGTCCAGTTCGGGATCGGGAAGGTCGTGGCGGGGGAGTCGGTAAACTTTCCGGGAGCACGGGAGTTCCTCGAGTCACATGGGGTCGAGGTGCTCGATCTGGACCTCGATGTCTGCAAAGCGATGATGCATGCGTTCATCGAGGCACACCCCGACCTCTGGTACGAGGACATCGGGGCGTTGTGA
- a CDS encoding methanogenesis marker 2 protein, producing MVKDCSTDTVAQAVREYEGVTRKKVIGDMIRSLRIESPDVVASFGEDAAVIRHNAEDALLLAADGIWSKLMEADPFWAGYCAVLVNVHDIAAMGGRPVAMVDILSVTNDLIRDEVTRGMVTASAQFGVPIVGGHLHPDTPYSVVDVAILGTARMDQLIFSDTAEEGDAVVAAIDLDGRVHPSCCFNWDSVTMKSAEEVRAQIRVMEDLGREHLVTAGKDISNPGVIGTLGMLLEVSGKGAVIDLEAIPRPDLAAIDLPFEQWVRMYPGMGFILTVKPENVEEVCRRFAGVGLTAVPIGEVDGSRRLTVRYLGRETQVFDLDQNGIMRIFSEGGACR from the coding sequence GTGGTGAAGGATTGCTCCACCGATACGGTAGCACAGGCCGTCAGGGAATACGAGGGCGTTACCCGGAAGAAGGTGATCGGGGATATGATCCGGTCTCTCCGGATAGAGAGCCCCGATGTTGTCGCTTCGTTCGGTGAGGATGCCGCTGTCATCCGGCATAACGCAGAGGACGCGCTGCTGCTTGCGGCGGACGGTATCTGGAGCAAGCTGATGGAGGCGGACCCGTTCTGGGCAGGGTACTGTGCCGTGCTTGTGAACGTTCACGACATCGCTGCGATGGGAGGAAGGCCCGTTGCGATGGTCGATATCCTCTCCGTCACGAACGACCTGATCCGCGACGAGGTGACCCGGGGCATGGTCACCGCATCCGCGCAGTTCGGCGTCCCGATCGTGGGCGGTCACCTGCACCCGGATACGCCCTACAGCGTTGTGGATGTGGCGATCCTCGGGACGGCCAGGATGGACCAGCTCATCTTCTCGGATACGGCAGAGGAGGGTGACGCGGTGGTCGCGGCGATAGACCTCGACGGCCGGGTGCACCCGTCGTGCTGCTTCAACTGGGACTCGGTCACGATGAAGTCGGCAGAGGAGGTGCGGGCCCAGATCCGGGTGATGGAGGATCTCGGCAGGGAGCACCTGGTGACGGCCGGCAAGGACATCAGCAACCCGGGCGTCATCGGGACCCTCGGGATGCTCCTTGAGGTGAGCGGGAAGGGTGCGGTGATCGACCTTGAAGCGATACCGCGGCCGGACCTCGCCGCGATCGATCTTCCCTTCGAGCAGTGGGTGCGCATGTATCCCGGCATGGGATTCATCCTGACCGTTAAACCGGAGAACGTGGAGGAGGTCTGTCGCCGGTTTGCCGGTGTCGGCCTCACCGCTGTCCCCATCGGAGAGGTTGACGGGAGCAGGAGACTGACCGTCAGGTACCTGGGTCGGGAGACGCAGGTCTTTGACCTGGACCAGAACGGTATCATGCGGATCTTTTCCGAAGGCGGGGCATGCCGGTAA
- a CDS encoding MEDS domain-containing protein, translating to MTDSDCFTDKTAVLSGPPWGTHACLVYRSRHDLIDTLVPYFQSGLEQDACCVWITADPLQAGAAKKVLARSVKDLDRRLRRGEVQIFDANEWYLRDGGFSCSAALNRCIRKGLEAQERGYEGLFISGNVSWLTGMEWGAFMEYEAKVNRAIGSSRIAAVCAYPLDACGTRELLEIASTHQLAVIRQDGEWRRITLGEENAPPDQEKRWAIGQIEANIEQFATLADRIRHPLQVLMALADLIENEHSDAIRQQAKEINEVVRQLDSGWAGSRAVREYLMNHDLAGAAPVTEPGTCPHLSGYPDSRRSS from the coding sequence TTGACAGATAGCGATTGTTTCACGGACAAAACAGCAGTCCTCTCCGGGCCACCCTGGGGTACCCATGCCTGCCTCGTCTACCGGAGCCGGCACGACCTCATCGACACCCTGGTGCCTTACTTCCAGTCGGGGCTGGAGCAGGATGCCTGCTGCGTATGGATCACCGCAGACCCCCTGCAGGCAGGTGCGGCGAAGAAGGTCCTCGCAAGAAGCGTCAAAGACCTGGACCGACGCCTGAGGCGGGGAGAGGTCCAGATCTTTGACGCAAACGAGTGGTACCTCCGGGACGGCGGTTTTTCTTGCTCCGCTGCATTGAACAGATGCATCAGGAAAGGGCTTGAGGCGCAGGAGAGGGGTTATGAAGGCCTGTTCATCAGCGGCAACGTCTCCTGGCTGACAGGGATGGAGTGGGGTGCTTTCATGGAGTACGAAGCAAAGGTCAACCGCGCCATCGGGAGCAGCCGGATCGCCGCCGTCTGCGCCTACCCGCTTGATGCCTGCGGGACACGAGAACTGCTGGAGATTGCTTCCACGCACCAGCTGGCCGTCATCCGGCAGGACGGGGAATGGCGGCGGATCACCCTGGGAGAGGAGAATGCACCCCCGGATCAGGAGAAGAGGTGGGCTATCGGCCAGATCGAAGCGAACATCGAGCAGTTCGCGACCCTTGCCGACCGGATCCGCCACCCACTTCAGGTGCTCATGGCGCTCGCCGATCTGATCGAGAACGAACACTCGGATGCGATCCGGCAACAGGCAAAAGAGATCAATGAGGTCGTCAGGCAGCTCGACTCCGGCTGGGCGGGATCGAGGGCGGTCAGGGAGTACCTCATGAACCACGACCTTGCCGGAGCGGCACCGGTCACGGAACCCGGAACGTGCCCGCACCTTTCAGGATATCCAGACTCACGTCGAAGTTCCTGA
- a CDS encoding HEAT repeat domain-containing protein, whose amino-acid sequence MAGEDPPVPEDELEGLSREKKLHRYLSMLESGDLNDRWRAADALGELGDSRAVQPLIRALDDEYVDVRWKAAKALGILDGREPVFPLIRSLEDDSPWVRAGAAWALGNIGDPRAVEPLIRLLEDQKPRVRRMAAWALGRIGNPRAREPLVRLLGDANRDVRLAGRQALDEIGTDREIPSV is encoded by the coding sequence ATGGCAGGGGAGGATCCGCCGGTACCGGAAGACGAGCTGGAAGGCCTCAGCAGGGAGAAGAAACTCCACAGGTACCTTTCGATGCTGGAATCCGGGGATCTCAACGACAGGTGGCGGGCCGCGGATGCGCTCGGGGAGCTTGGCGACAGTCGTGCGGTACAGCCGCTGATCAGGGCGCTGGACGACGAGTACGTCGATGTCCGATGGAAGGCGGCGAAAGCGCTCGGGATTCTCGATGGACGCGAACCTGTCTTCCCGCTGATACGGAGCCTGGAGGACGACAGCCCCTGGGTCCGGGCGGGCGCAGCATGGGCGCTCGGGAACATCGGCGATCCCCGGGCAGTCGAGCCGCTGATCCGGCTACTAGAAGACCAGAAACCCCGGGTCCGGAGGATGGCGGCATGGGCGCTCGGGCGGATAGGCAACCCGCGGGCCAGGGAACCCCTTGTGCGCCTCCTCGGCGATGCCAACCGCGACGTCAGGCTTGCCGGCCGGCAGGCACTCGACGAGATCGGGACCGATCGGGAGATCCCGAGCGTCTGA
- a CDS encoding SLC13 family permease, whose amino-acid sequence METVALIAIAVFLFTYALIVDERIHRAVAAMFGAAIVVFIGIVPWEALLEHVDFGTIFLLLGMMIIVNTARGSGLFEYIAIRTAKLAKGSPIRVLVLFALVTAVVSAFLDNVTTVLLLTPMLLYVARVMKLNPVPFLVTEIFASNVGGAATLIGDPPNIMIASSAGLTFNEFLIHLGPIMVVDMAILLLMMYLIYGRSMRVSPDERQEMVRMLNGLDERAAIVDRSLFNKSVAVIAFVVLLFFIHDRIGEILHIVLPFVDPAMGLEPAEVALIGAAILLFWSRQSPEEIFEKIEWPALFFFGGLFVIVGALVETGIIASIAAVMVENVASTGEAMFIIVWFAAIASAIVDNIPLTAAMIPLIHDLGTTMDAYPLWWSLALGACLGGNGTAIGASANVVVIGIAEREGIGITFVDFLKVGMLVLFVTVAVGFGMLWLKFAM is encoded by the coding sequence ATGGAAACAGTTGCACTGATCGCGATAGCGGTCTTTCTCTTCACCTACGCCCTGATCGTAGACGAGCGGATCCACCGGGCGGTGGCCGCCATGTTCGGGGCGGCGATCGTGGTCTTCATCGGGATCGTCCCCTGGGAGGCGCTCCTCGAGCACGTCGACTTCGGAACGATCTTTTTGCTCCTCGGGATGATGATCATCGTCAACACCGCCCGCGGCAGTGGTCTCTTCGAGTATATCGCCATCCGGACGGCAAAACTCGCGAAAGGGAGTCCTATCCGGGTCCTCGTCCTCTTTGCGCTCGTCACCGCAGTGGTGAGCGCGTTCCTCGATAACGTCACCACGGTCCTTCTCCTCACCCCGATGCTCCTCTACGTCGCGAGGGTGATGAAGCTCAACCCCGTCCCGTTCCTGGTCACGGAGATCTTCGCCTCAAACGTCGGCGGGGCGGCGACGCTCATCGGCGATCCCCCGAACATCATGATCGCATCGTCGGCGGGACTGACGTTCAACGAGTTCCTGATCCATCTCGGCCCCATCATGGTCGTCGATATGGCGATCCTCCTCCTGATGATGTATCTCATCTACGGCCGATCGATGAGGGTGAGCCCTGATGAGCGGCAGGAGATGGTCCGGATGCTCAACGGTCTCGACGAGCGGGCGGCGATCGTCGACCGGTCCCTCTTCAATAAGTCGGTGGCCGTCATAGCCTTCGTGGTCCTCCTCTTCTTTATCCACGACCGAATCGGGGAGATCCTGCATATCGTCCTGCCGTTCGTCGACCCGGCGATGGGGCTCGAACCCGCAGAGGTGGCCCTGATCGGGGCGGCAATCCTCCTCTTCTGGAGCAGGCAGTCCCCGGAGGAGATCTTTGAGAAGATCGAATGGCCGGCCCTCTTCTTCTTCGGCGGGCTCTTCGTCATAGTGGGCGCCCTCGTCGAGACCGGCATTATCGCGAGCATCGCCGCGGTCATGGTCGAGAACGTCGCATCGACCGGCGAAGCGATGTTCATCATCGTCTGGTTTGCCGCCATCGCCTCGGCGATCGTGGACAACATCCCCCTGACCGCGGCGATGATCCCGCTCATCCACGACCTGGGGACGACGATGGACGCCTACCCGCTCTGGTGGTCGCTCGCACTCGGTGCGTGTCTCGGCGGCAACGGCACCGCCATCGGGGCGTCGGCAAACGTCGTCGTCATTGGTATCGCCGAGCGCGAGGGAATCGGCATCACCTTCGTCGACTTCCTGAAGGTGGGGATGCTGGTGCTCTTCGTGACGGTAGCGGTAGGATTCGGAATGCTCTGGCTGAAATTTGCGATGTGA
- a CDS encoding histone family protein → MADLPIAAVVRIAKKNGAERVGSDAAAALVTKAEAYIAELTKEANRLAQHAGRKTIKAEDVDLAVKSA, encoded by the coding sequence ATGGCAGATCTACCTATTGCTGCGGTTGTACGTATCGCAAAGAAGAATGGTGCTGAGAGAGTGGGCAGCGACGCTGCTGCCGCACTGGTTACCAAGGCTGAGGCGTATATCGCCGAGCTGACCAAGGAAGCCAACAGGCTTGCTCAGCACGCGGGACGCAAGACGATCAAGGCAGAAGACGTCGACCTCGCGGTTAAGTCCGCGTAA
- a CDS encoding universal stress protein, with the protein MKILVLIDGSKWSQKAALHAIGLAKRKNAEIVLFSVLDIAEAKAMAFNFCAQSGICEQLKGYEGRIWTDMRKSIEDDQNSILSRYRGEKILCEGKIVEGGIRDEVLKEANSGEYGLVVMGAFGRSGKARISALLEQIGGAVRPPLLVVR; encoded by the coding sequence ATGAAGATTCTCGTGCTTATCGATGGTTCGAAGTGGAGCCAGAAGGCGGCTCTGCATGCGATTGGACTGGCAAAGCGGAAGAATGCCGAGATTGTCCTCTTCTCGGTGCTGGATATCGCGGAGGCCAAAGCGATGGCGTTCAACTTCTGCGCCCAGAGCGGCATCTGCGAGCAGTTGAAGGGTTACGAGGGCCGGATCTGGACGGACATGCGTAAGAGCATCGAGGACGACCAGAACAGCATCCTCTCCCGCTACCGGGGGGAGAAGATCCTGTGCGAAGGAAAGATCGTCGAGGGCGGCATCAGAGACGAGGTCCTCAAGGAGGCAAACTCCGGCGAATACGGACTGGTCGTCATGGGGGCTTTCGGCCGGAGCGGGAAGGCCAGGATCAGCGCCCTCCTCGAGCAGATCGGCGGTGCGGTCAGGCCGCCGCTGCTCGTCGTCCGGTAA
- a CDS encoding archaemetzincin family Zn-dependent metalloprotease, protein MGINILWDQQAPGGIELPVVRMIAMILGRDPGLVEYPFLIDGYDRNRDQHDAQKILDRLQDTLKRRYDIPGPLLLVTSKDLYVNGCDFVFGLARPACGVAVVSTARLENDYYGRTPDDTDLIDRAAKEGAHELGHLIGLDHCGNPECVMFRPRTLDELDRKRKMLCPACRETLASWEER, encoded by the coding sequence ATGGGCATCAATATTCTTTGGGACCAGCAGGCACCGGGAGGTATCGAGCTCCCGGTCGTCCGGATGATTGCGATGATCCTCGGGAGGGACCCCGGGCTCGTCGAATACCCGTTCCTCATCGACGGCTACGACCGGAACCGCGACCAGCACGATGCTCAAAAGATTCTGGACCGCCTGCAGGATACCCTCAAGCGCAGGTACGATATTCCCGGCCCCCTGCTGCTCGTCACCTCAAAAGACCTCTACGTCAACGGGTGCGACTTCGTCTTCGGTCTCGCGAGACCGGCATGCGGCGTTGCCGTCGTCTCGACCGCCCGCCTCGAGAACGACTACTACGGCAGGACACCGGACGACACCGACCTTATCGACCGGGCCGCAAAAGAAGGAGCGCACGAGCTCGGGCACCTCATCGGGCTCGACCACTGCGGCAACCCCGAATGCGTCATGTTCAGGCCGCGGACGCTGGATGAACTGGACCGGAAGAGGAAGATGCTCTGTCCGGCCTGCAGGGAAACGCTCGCGTCATGGGAAGAGAGATGA
- a CDS encoding UPF0146 family protein produces MCRYKHIERSIGEYIAGRYRRAVEVGIGNNPEAARLIAARGALKICTDIRPGIRHDGLAVVTDDIFEPDLRLYAGADLIYAVRPGVEMVPPLIALAGRVDSDLLVYHLGCEIYEDGGEIVDCGPVHLHRYRRRSP; encoded by the coding sequence ATGTGTCGGTATAAACATATTGAACGGAGTATCGGGGAGTACATCGCAGGTCGGTACCGGCGGGCCGTGGAAGTGGGTATCGGCAACAATCCCGAGGCTGCAAGACTGATCGCGGCCCGAGGTGCGCTTAAGATCTGCACCGATATCAGGCCCGGCATCCGGCACGACGGGCTCGCCGTGGTGACAGACGATATATTCGAGCCGGATCTCCGGCTTTATGCGGGTGCGGACCTGATCTACGCCGTACGCCCGGGTGTGGAGATGGTCCCGCCGCTGATCGCGCTTGCCGGCCGGGTCGACAGCGACCTCCTGGTCTACCACCTGGGGTGCGAGATCTACGAAGACGGCGGAGAGATCGTGGACTGCGGCCCCGTTCACCTCCACCGCTACCGCCGCCGCAGTCCTTAA
- a CDS encoding replication factor C large subunit — protein sequence MDWVEKYRPQRLQDVVGNSGAVRQMYEWARDWSRQKKPLILYGKPGTGKTSSAHALANDMNWEVVELNASDQRTKSALERVAGSGSTTASLSGASRKLILLDEADNLHGQADRGGAKAIVEIIAASQQPIILIANDYYSLSRELKAVTEPVQFRALQARSIVPRLRQICAAEGVACDPAALDMIAERAGGDMRAAVNMLYAAAIGKERLATGDVHTSTKDERSTIFELVGGVFKGRKDADLLRMVVEVEDTPDAVEQWLEGNLDNMPDPASRAKGYACLSRADEYIGRTYRRQYYTLWRYANAVMLLGVADAAGGHGIHGRIMPPSRWQKMGASKKQKTVRAGLARKLSEMTHIPQDALREDFFTAISILVEQDPAGYVREFQLDADELNLFIHDKARAAKVVKEVAKEEKTKEKKASGKEKATRKGKNPGDDDPPGDAGEARRDPPPGQATLF from the coding sequence ATGGACTGGGTGGAAAAGTACAGGCCGCAGCGTCTCCAGGACGTTGTGGGGAACTCCGGCGCCGTCAGGCAGATGTACGAGTGGGCGCGGGACTGGTCGCGGCAGAAGAAGCCGCTGATCCTGTACGGGAAACCCGGTACCGGCAAGACCTCAAGCGCTCATGCCCTTGCAAACGACATGAACTGGGAGGTGGTGGAACTGAACGCCTCCGACCAGCGGACCAAATCGGCCCTCGAGCGGGTGGCGGGCTCGGGTTCCACCACGGCCAGTCTCTCCGGTGCGAGCCGCAAACTCATCCTGCTCGATGAGGCCGACAACCTGCACGGGCAGGCGGACCGGGGCGGGGCAAAGGCGATCGTGGAGATCATCGCGGCATCGCAGCAGCCGATCATCCTGATCGCAAACGACTACTACTCCCTCTCAAGGGAACTTAAAGCGGTCACGGAGCCGGTGCAGTTCCGGGCGCTCCAGGCCCGCTCGATCGTTCCCCGTCTCCGTCAGATCTGTGCCGCAGAGGGGGTGGCATGCGATCCTGCCGCCCTCGACATGATCGCCGAACGCGCCGGCGGGGATATGCGGGCCGCGGTGAACATGCTCTACGCCGCGGCTATCGGGAAGGAGCGCCTCGCAACGGGTGACGTCCACACCTCCACAAAGGACGAGCGGTCCACCATCTTCGAACTCGTCGGAGGGGTCTTTAAGGGGCGCAAGGACGCCGACCTGCTCCGCATGGTGGTGGAGGTCGAGGATACCCCGGATGCCGTCGAACAGTGGCTCGAGGGGAACCTGGACAATATGCCCGATCCCGCCTCCCGGGCGAAGGGCTACGCCTGCTTATCGAGGGCGGACGAGTACATCGGCCGGACCTACCGGCGGCAGTACTACACCCTCTGGCGGTACGCGAACGCGGTCATGCTCCTCGGCGTCGCCGACGCCGCCGGCGGGCACGGCATTCACGGCCGCATCATGCCGCCGTCGCGCTGGCAGAAGATGGGGGCGTCGAAGAAGCAGAAGACGGTTCGGGCCGGCCTTGCCCGGAAACTCAGCGAGATGACGCATATCCCGCAGGACGCACTCCGCGAAGACTTCTTCACCGCGATCAGCATCCTCGTCGAGCAGGACCCCGCCGGATACGTCCGCGAGTTCCAGCTGGATGCCGACGAGCTGAACCTCTTCATCCACGACAAGGCCCGGGCCGCGAAGGTGGTCAAAGAGGTGGCAAAAGAGGAGAAGACGAAGGAGAAGAAGGCATCAGGCAAAGAGAAGGCGACCCGAAAAGGCAAAAACCCCGGGGACGACGACCCTCCCGGCGATGCCGGAGAGGCGCGGCGAGATCCTCCCCCGGGCCAGGCGACGCTCTTTTAA
- the nadC gene encoding carboxylating nicotinate-nucleotide diphosphorylase has translation MIPIDDLLRFVREDAPWGDVTSETVVPDVSCRAVIRAKESGTVAGLAEARALFEHFGVTVRERIPDGRTVAPGETLLELDGPARAILLVERTALNIIGRMSGIATRTREAVDAVRKVSPAVRIAATRKTAPGLRMLDKKAVVLGGGDPHRYCLSDMVLIKDNHLALVPLPEAIRKAKEQSLYRTVEVEVETAQDAITAAEAGAEIVLLDNMAPDAVRGTVRTLVGQGLRDRVTLEVSGGVAGGDLAGYAATGVDIISMGALTHTVRNFDVSLDILKGAGTFRVP, from the coding sequence ATGATCCCGATCGACGACCTGCTCCGGTTCGTCCGGGAGGATGCGCCGTGGGGCGACGTCACCTCGGAGACAGTCGTCCCCGACGTCTCCTGCCGGGCGGTGATCCGGGCGAAGGAGTCGGGGACCGTCGCGGGCCTCGCTGAGGCACGGGCGCTCTTCGAACACTTCGGGGTCACGGTCCGCGAACGTATCCCTGACGGCCGGACGGTTGCCCCGGGAGAGACCCTCCTCGAACTCGACGGCCCCGCGAGGGCGATCCTCCTCGTTGAACGGACGGCGCTCAACATCATCGGGCGGATGAGCGGGATTGCGACCCGGACCCGTGAGGCTGTCGACGCCGTCCGGAAGGTCTCACCCGCCGTGCGGATTGCCGCCACCCGGAAGACGGCTCCGGGGCTGCGGATGCTGGATAAGAAGGCGGTGGTCCTCGGCGGGGGCGACCCGCATCGCTACTGCCTCTCGGATATGGTCCTGATCAAGGACAACCACCTCGCGCTGGTGCCGCTCCCGGAAGCGATACGGAAAGCGAAGGAGCAGAGCCTCTACCGGACGGTCGAGGTGGAGGTCGAGACGGCACAGGACGCAATCACGGCTGCAGAGGCCGGGGCCGAGATCGTGCTGCTCGACAACATGGCGCCGGATGCGGTCCGGGGGACGGTCAGGACGCTCGTCGGGCAGGGGCTCCGGGATCGGGTGACCCTCGAGGTCTCGGGAGGGGTTGCCGGCGGTGACCTCGCGGGGTACGCCGCGACCGGGGTCGATATCATCAGCATGGGTGCGCTCACCCATACGGTCAGGAACTTCGACGTGAGTCTGGATATCCTGAAAGGTGCGGGCACGTTCCGGGTTCCGTGA
- the budA gene encoding acetolactate decarboxylase: MAEDRLLRYGVVAAAFLLIGACIALAVSPLPAGPGGEADRETIFQVSTIDALLQGVYDGDMTFDELATHGNLGIGCGDRLDGELIGVDGEWYLIRTDGRAYPVTGNATTPFAAVTFFDPDMTIAIDEPVNLTGLGRYLEAELPSKNLFYAIRMDGTFPRVVTRSVPIQEKPYPRLADVTANQTVFTFENVTGTAVGFWTPVLAEGINVPGYHLHFITSDRTAGGHLLDMTVTECSVQVDTTTNFTMALPASGDFRTVDLSGDLSDDLEIVE; encoded by the coding sequence ATGGCTGAAGACAGATTGCTTCGTTACGGCGTCGTTGCCGCCGCCTTCCTCCTCATCGGGGCCTGCATCGCCCTTGCGGTCTCTCCCCTTCCCGCCGGGCCCGGCGGAGAAGCCGACCGGGAGACGATCTTCCAGGTCTCGACGATCGATGCGCTTCTCCAGGGGGTCTATGACGGGGACATGACGTTCGACGAGCTCGCAACGCATGGGAATCTCGGGATCGGGTGCGGCGACCGGCTCGACGGGGAGTTGATCGGCGTCGACGGCGAGTGGTACCTGATCCGGACTGACGGCCGGGCCTACCCGGTTACCGGGAATGCGACGACGCCGTTCGCTGCTGTGACCTTCTTTGACCCGGACATGACGATCGCGATTGACGAGCCGGTGAACCTGACCGGGCTCGGGCGCTACCTGGAGGCGGAGCTCCCTTCAAAGAACCTCTTCTACGCGATCCGGATGGACGGCACCTTCCCGCGAGTGGTGACCCGGAGCGTGCCCATCCAGGAGAAGCCCTACCCGCGGCTCGCCGACGTGACGGCAAACCAGACGGTCTTTACGTTCGAGAACGTTACCGGGACTGCCGTCGGATTCTGGACACCGGTGCTCGCAGAAGGGATCAACGTCCCCGGATACCACCTTCACTTCATCACGAGCGACCGCACCGCCGGTGGCCACCTCCTCGATATGACCGTAACGGAATGCAGCGTGCAGGTCGACACCACGACGAACTTTACCATGGCGCTCCCGGCGAGCGGCGACTTCCGGACGGTCGACCTCTCGGGAGACCTCTCGGACGACCTTGAGATAGTCGAGTAA
- the mtxX gene encoding methanogenesis marker protein Mmp4/MtxX, whose protein sequence is MPVTVGLGAASPDARILATARAVGREVDLILFSHPGTACLFPDAVTVVEAEEPEVALIEALYAGRIDAAVRGTLPASSTLKALKQAAGLDRLERIALLETADGHLFLLAPVGVDEGWTVEEKVRFVRVGRDIARSFGLAEGVAVLSGGRLGDLGRHPVVDRTMADAELVARLTGAEHTEILIEEAARRYGMVVAPDGVSGNLIFRTLVLLGAGAGHGAPVVNIDRIFVDTSRASADYTNAIMLAKSLAESKKP, encoded by the coding sequence ATGCCGGTAACGGTCGGGCTTGGTGCAGCATCCCCGGATGCGAGGATCCTCGCGACCGCCCGGGCGGTCGGCCGGGAGGTCGACCTGATCCTTTTTTCCCACCCCGGGACCGCCTGTTTGTTTCCTGATGCGGTTACGGTCGTCGAAGCCGAGGAGCCGGAGGTCGCCCTTATCGAGGCTCTCTATGCCGGCAGGATAGATGCCGCCGTCAGGGGGACCCTGCCTGCGTCCTCCACCTTAAAGGCCCTCAAGCAGGCCGCAGGTCTCGACCGCCTGGAGCGGATCGCCCTTCTCGAGACTGCCGACGGGCACCTCTTCCTCCTTGCCCCGGTCGGGGTCGACGAGGGCTGGACGGTCGAGGAGAAGGTTCGGTTCGTCAGAGTCGGCAGGGATATCGCCAGGAGTTTCGGGCTCGCCGAGGGAGTGGCGGTCCTCTCGGGAGGACGGCTCGGGGATCTCGGACGGCACCCGGTCGTCGACCGGACGATGGCGGATGCCGAGCTCGTCGCCCGCCTGACCGGTGCTGAGCACACCGAGATCCTAATCGAGGAGGCAGCGAGGCGGTACGGGATGGTCGTGGCCCCCGACGGGGTTTCCGGGAACCTGATCTTCCGTACGCTCGTGCTCCTTGGAGCCGGGGCCGGGCATGGTGCTCCGGTGGTAAATATCGATAGAATTTTCGTGGATACGTCGCGCGCCTCAGCAGATTATACGAATGCAATAATGCTCGCGAAATCACTGGCGGAGTCTAAAAAACCCTGA
- a CDS encoding universal stress protein, producing the protein MGYSSSLIQRKFKDIVGRRYESVLKEYSEFLLTEEEILVPEVRSILVPLDFFVHDITDEAIDVLSAYDATISLAYITDAGVVEILERALDRPSTEEFRAKKEEYGRKLLERTAAKLEEHGLSTQTRMFVGHKGDDVVQMAKNHDMVALSRRYADGESTDASISPIVLRICQRVETPALIY; encoded by the coding sequence ATGGGATACTCATCTTCCTTGATCCAGCGAAAGTTCAAAGATATCGTCGGGAGGCGCTACGAGTCGGTCCTCAAGGAGTACAGTGAGTTCCTTCTGACCGAAGAGGAGATACTCGTCCCCGAGGTCCGGTCCATACTGGTGCCGCTCGATTTCTTCGTCCACGATATCACCGACGAAGCCATCGACGTCCTCTCCGCCTACGATGCCACCATCTCGCTCGCCTACATCACCGATGCCGGGGTGGTCGAGATCCTCGAGCGGGCGCTCGACCGGCCATCAACAGAGGAGTTCCGGGCAAAGAAGGAAGAGTACGGCCGGAAACTCCTCGAGCGAACCGCGGCGAAACTCGAAGAACACGGCCTTTCGACTCAGACGCGGATGTTCGTCGGGCATAAGGGCGACGATGTCGTACAGATGGCGAAGAACCACGATATGGTCGCGCTCTCCCGGCGCTATGCCGACGGAGAGTCGACCGACGCCTCGATCAGCCCGATCGTCCTGCGGATCTGCCAGCGGGTGGAGACCCCTGCGCTCATCTACTGA